A part of Rhodamnia argentea isolate NSW1041297 chromosome 8, ASM2092103v1, whole genome shotgun sequence genomic DNA contains:
- the LOC115745429 gene encoding ATP-dependent Clp protease proteolytic subunit 3, chloroplastic, translated as MEGALACSVSQTRLQIPIPSFSSNPACAGSCRRSRRCAVKGAKSSSLSTARPTLSSNWDVKGGGVGFSISSVAPTAPWLPRFEELDTTNMLLRQRIIFLGSQVDDMTADFIISQLLFLDAEDPTKDIRLFINSPGGSVTAGMGIYDTMKLCKADVSTICLGLAASMGAFLLASGSKGKRFCMPNARVMIHQPLGTAGGKATDMGIRIREMVYHKIKLNKILSRISGKPEEQVELDTDRDNFMNAWEAKEYGLVDGVIDDGKPGLVAPIGDSVPPPKTRVWDLWKIEGSRKARKNLPTEHKILENGFTGGQGNDDDRGTVQENQAPTPV; from the exons ATGGAGGGGGCTTTGGCGTGCTCCGTTTCGCAAACGAGGCTTCAAATCCCAATCCCTAGTTTCAGTAGCAACCCCGCTTGTGCCGGCAGTTGCAGGAGAAGTCGAAGATGTGCAGTCAAAGGGGCGAAGAGCAGCTCCTTGTCGACGGCGAGGCCGACGTTGTCGAGCAATTGGGACGTCAAGGGCGGCGGCGTCGGCTTCTCCATCTCTTCCGTCGCTCCGACGGCCCCGTGGTTGCCTAGGTTCGAAGAGCTCGACACCACCAACATGCTTCTCCGTCAGAGGATCATCTTCTTGGGTTCCCAG GTTGATGACATGACGGCAGATTTCATAATAAGCCAGCTCTTGTTTCTGGATGCTGAGGATCCCACCAAGGACATCAGATTATTTATCAACTCTCCCGGTGGCTCTGTTACTGCCG GAATGGGAATTTATGATACAATGAAGTTGTGCAAAGCTGATGTTTCAACTATTTGCCTGGGCCTTGCTGCATCTATGGGTGCTTTTCTCCTGGCATCTGGTTCAAAAGGCAAGAGATTCTGCATGCCAAATGCCCGAGTGATGATCCATCAACCACTTGGAACTGCTGGAGGCAAA GCTACAGACATGGGCATTCGAATAAGAGAGATGGTGTACCACAAAATCAAGCTTAACAAAATACTATCAAGAATCTCAGGGAAGCCCGAAGAGCAG GTTGAATTGGATACAGACCGGGACAATTTTATGAATGCTTGGGAAGCTAAGGAATATGGGTTGGTTGATGGAGTCATTGATGATGGGAAGCCTGGTCTGGTTGCTCCAATTGGAGATTCGGTGCCTCCACCAAAAACACGGGTATGGGATCTGTGGAAAATTGAAGGCAGCAGGAAAGCAAGGAAAAATTTACCCACAGAGCACAAGATTTTAGAGAATGGATTTACTGGCGGACAAGGAAATGATGATGATAGGGGTACGGTACAAGAGAATCAAGCACCCACACCTGTGTAG
- the LOC115745432 gene encoding E3 ubiquitin-protein ligase SINA-like 10, with translation MAKFSVDGEDDDDVPSTSSSGLGKRRRFPSSSHQSEQEDGSRRRRRRRPAKEEEEDRDSDIDRRDESNPSEEELEEQDRGRSVHARWYGDEYSYGRSWSPDSPPYGRTVGSLEVTLTDPDVFDCAVCLEPLMSPVFQCDNGHIACSSCCEKISNKCPSCSMPIGYNRCRAIEKVLESVQMACRNAKFGCNLKFGYHMKSDHEKTCPFAPCSCPFSSCNYIGSFRMLVKHFSTKHGASPSSFRFNFSTSLLINVETEVRLLKEEREDVLFVLKNEMVDLGSKIKICCIGPLPKAAYSYDIVANSRESSLKLHTCTKSVSDFECNPNLEPYLLVPREFFDDFLGLKFEVCIWRSRAIA, from the exons ATGGCGAAATTCTCGGTGGACGGAGAAGACGATGACGATGTACCCAGCACCAGCAGCTCCGGGCTTGGCAAGAGGCGCCGCTTTCCTTCTTCTAGCCATCAATCGGAACAAGAAGATGGTAGccgacgccgacgccgacgccgacccgctaaagaagaagaggaagaccgAGATTCAGACATCGATCGGAGAGACGAATCGAACCCAAGCGAAGAAGAATTGGAAGAACAGGATCGGGGCCGATCGGTGCATGCGAGATGGTACGGTGACGAGTACTCGTACGGTCGTAGTTGGTCCCCTGACTCCCCTCCATATGGCCGGACGGTTGGGTCTTTGGAGGTCACTCTCACGGACCCGGATGTGTTCGACTGCGCCGTCTGTCTGGAGCCCTTGATGAGCCCTGTTTTTCAG TGTGATAATGGGCACATAGCTTGCTCTTCCTGCTGCGAAAAGATCAGCAACAAATGCCCATCCTGCTCTATGCCTATCGGCTACAACAGATGCCGCGCCATCGAGAAGGTCCTGGAGTCTGTCCAGATGGCTTGTCGAAATGCGAAATTTGGCTGCAATCTGAAGTTTGGTTACCACATGAAAAGTGACCACGAGAAGACGTGTCCGTTCGCTCCTTGTTCGTGTCCCTTCTCAAGTTGTAACTACATTGGCTCGTTTAGGATGTTAGTGAAGCACTTCAGCACCAAGCATGGGGCGTCTCCGTCATCCTTCCGTTTCAACTTCAGCACCTCTCTCTTGATAAACGTCGAGACGGAGGTCCGTCTGcttaaagaagagagagaagatgttCTCTTTGTCTTGAAAAACGAAATGGTGGACCTGGGCAGCAAGATTAAGATCTGTTGCATCGGCCCCTTGCCAAAGGCAGCTTATTCGTATGACATAGTCGCAAATTCTCGAGAAAGCTCTCTCAAGCTTCACACTTGCACGAAGAGCGTTTCAGACTTTGAATGTAACCCTAATCTGGAGCCATACCTTTTGGTGCCAAGAGAGTTCTTTGATGATTTCTTGGGCCTCAAGTTTGAAGTGTGTATATGGCGCAGCAGAGCTATAGCTTAA